The following is a genomic window from Candidatus Gorgyraea atricola.
TGATTTTCTTAGAGTGAGAATAGATGACTCTACGCATACCCGTATACGTGAAATGTGTGGGATGTACTATAGTTTGGAGTCAACTGTAACAACACAAGTTGCTTTAATGGAGATAGGGAAAATTGAACAGATAGGAAGGCAGACAATCCCGTTCTATGAAAGTAAATACCAGAAGCCACTATTTGTTACTACGATGGTCGCAAGAGATTTTATAAATGACGGTAGGGCTGTTGGCGGCTATAAAAATCGAGATAAAAGTATCAAAGGGCTTTCGTTTGTTTTGGTGGCCACTGATCTTGCTGTATCTGAGGTAATAGGTTTTGAGCTCAACCCTAAAATCAGAGTTGGGCCAAAAGGCGAATTACATGCCAAGGTGAAATTGGGGCATGATTTGCATATTGAACCTAATGAGAATATTTTAAATGCATTGGCCGAATATAAGAAAATAATCAGAGATGAATTCAAATCCACTTCTAAAATAGAATTATTTTTCAAGACAAAAAATATGAAAAAGACTGAAAAATTTAATATCTATCAAGCGCTCGCAAAGGTAATAAAGAAAGGCGATGAAATAGAAATATTTCTAAAACCTTCAACTGATATCCCAGATTATGTAACACTATTTGTTATGAAAAACCTTATCAAAGTCTTTGAGTCAGAAGATTATGCTTTAGGTACTAGTGGCAAAGGCATCAAAGACAGCGCTTCTGAGTTAAAGCAGATGATCTGGTATTTTAAAAAATTTAATTTTAAATCCCAGCATGAACTTTTATCAATTTTATCAATTCGAGAATTTGCAAAGGGGCTACTTGAAAAAGATTTACCAGAACTCAAGAAGGCATATGTAGAATATTTCGAACATTATTCTAATAATACTAAGGATGTAAAAACTAAGGAGGAGGATTTTAGGATTAAATATAGGATTGCTCGTGAGAAAATTCTAAGCTTTTTCGGAAATCATAAATTTAATATAGATAATGATGCTGAGTGTTACTTGAATGAGAGCCTTAAATTTCCACTTCATGTCATAGGTTTATATTTAGCAAATTTGCCGCGTAAGTGGGGATTTAAAAAAAATAGATTAACAAAATCAATAAAAGAAAAGTTTGAAGATATAAAGGAAGGAATCAAGGAGTTTGAAATAAATCTTTCTATTCTATCTACCATAGAAAATATCCCAGTCGGACTAGATAATTATAAAGACTTTCTTGCGCATTGTAGATCTGCGCAAGTAAACATGTAACAAGCCCTCCTAAAAAAATCTAAAAAAAATTGAACCCCATTCCAAATTCTGAGTGATGCGCGATTTATTTTTTGGAACTACTTGCGTGCAATTCTAATGGATTACTTGGTGATCTTTAAGAATTTGGAACGGGGCACGCCCCATTCCAAATTCTGAGTGATGCGCGATTTATTTTTTGGAACTACTTGCGTGCAATTCTAATGGATTACTTGGTGATCTTTAAGAATTTGGAACGGGGCACGCCCCACAGCCCTAAAAAAAATTGAAAGAAAATAAGGCACTTGATGTGTCTTATATGTATGAGGGCACGGATTATGTGTATTGGTCAAAGTATACTTTTTCTTACTTTTACTTTACAAAGCATACCTTTCATGGTATACTCATATTGGAGGTGGTAAACTATGAAGGGTGTATTTTCAATAAAAATCGAGAAGTCTCTGATTCACATGATCAAAGATTTTTGTCATTCTCACGGACTTAAACAAGGTTTTTTCGTAGAAAAGGCCCTGCGGGAGCAGCTTCAGCGCGAGGAGATGATAGAGGACATGATCGATTTTAAAAAGCTGCGTCTTGATGAGAAGTCCGCAATAGATTTCGATGACTATCTCAAGAAGCGAAAGGCATGAAATATAAATTAAAGATTATCCCTAAGGCTCAAAAAGACCTTGATGATATGATAGGTAAAGATTTTGATTTTATCAAAAGAAGGATCCTATTCTTATCAGATAATCCCAGACCTTTTGGATCTAAGAAACTCACAAATGAACAAGGCTATAGAGTCAGAGTGGGAAATTTCAGAATATTATATCGTATCAATGACTCCTTAAAAGAGGTTATCATCTACAGAGTAAAGCATAGAAAAGACGTTTATCGTTAGTCATCTTTCAAGCCCCCCTAAAAAAATCTAAAATATTTGAAAGAAAGTGGGGTAGTTAATGTGTCTTATATATAAGGAGAGGAACCCCTATTGACATTACGTACGTAATATGGTACGCTTTAAGTAGAGGGGGGGGGTGATTGATATGACGACGCTTACTGCTAGTGAAGCTAGGGCTAATCTGTATAAACTGCTGGATAAATCAGCTGAGTCGCATGAGCCTATTCAGATATCAGGTAAAAGGCATAATGCTATCCTTATATCAGAAGAGGATTGGCGAGCGATTCAGGAGACCCTGTATCTTCTCTCGATACCGGGCATGAGGGAGTCTGTTCGCAAGGGACTGAAGACTCCTATTAAGAAGTGCAGCAAAAAATTAAAATGGTAGAGTGGAAACTTGTTTATATAAAACAGGCTCAGAAAGATGCCAAGAAACTTTCTAAGGCAGGCCTGCGGCCAAAGGCCGAGGCTGTACTCGAGATCCTAAAACATAATCCATTCCAGACCCATCCTCCTTTTGAAAAATTAGTAGGTGATTTAAAAGGCGCTTATTCCCGCAGGATAAACATTCACCATCGCATTATTTATCAGGTGATAAAGCGATACAAAGTAGTGAAGGTCATTCGCATGTGGACTCATTATGAATGATGCAGAAAGATTCCTTATCCTTAACATGATCGAGGACTTGGGGAGTATTAGGACGCAGGCGCTCTTAGAGTGTTTTGGGTCGGCAGGGAAGATCTTTAAGGCTGGGCAAAAGGATCTTGAGGGAGTAGGGGGAATTGGCTCTAAGATCGCGCCTAAGATATGGCATGGTATAAGAGAAATAGATGTGTCTAATGAGTTGGAGCTAATCAAAAAGAACAATATAAAGATTATAACCCTATTAGACAAGGACTATCCTAAGAACCTTAAGAATATCTATGACCCGCCAGTGGTTCTATATGTGATGGGCGAGATCATTTCTGAGGATGATCTGGCAGTGGCGATAGTTGGGTCGCGGCGCGCATCTTTTTACGGCATGAAGACTGCTGAGAGGCTTGGATTTGAGTTAGCCGCGAGAGGCGTTACAGTTGTCTCAGGCCTGGCAAGAGGTATTGATTCAAGTTCACATAAAGGCGCTTTAAAGGCAAAAGGCCGCACACTCGCGATCCTGGGCTCAGGCCTTATAAATATATATCCTGAAGAGCATAGGATTCTCGCGGAAGAGATCTCAGAGAATGGCGCTGTGATCTCTGAATACCCAATGCTTACAATTCCTGACAAGGGCAATTTCCCAAAGAGGAACAGGATCATAAATGGCTTTTCCAAGGGAGTAGTCGTAGTAGAGGCAGCCGAGCGCAGCGGCGCGCTCATTACAGCTGATTGCGCGCTGCAGGAAGGCAGGGAGGTCTTTGCTGTCCCTGGCAAAGTAGACTCAAATACCTCAAAAGGTACTAATAAACTGATCAAACAAGGCGCAAAACTCGCTGAAACCGTAGAGGATATACTCGAGGAATTGAACCTATCCGACCGCGTAGGTCGAATAGGTATATATAATAATAAAGAATATTTATCTCCTAGATTGGACAAATGCGAGAGTTTGGTGTATAATCTTTTAACCAGCGAACCTCAGCATATAGATGAGCTATCTTGCGCGCTCAAGCTGAGAGTGAGCGAGATATCGAGTATTTTATTGAATCTCGAGATAAAGAAGTTCGCAAGACAGCTACCAGGAAAGAATTTTGTAAAGGAGAATTAAATGCCTAAATCACTTGTAATAGTTGAATCACCTGCCAAGGCAAATACTATAAATAAGATACTGGGCAAGGACTATGTAGTGCGTTCTTCAATGGGCCACATCGTAGATCTGCCAAGCTCTAAGATGGGCATAGACGTGGAGGATGATTTCAAGGCCCAGTATGTCACGATACCCAGGAAGAAAAAGCAGGCCGCTGCCTTAAAAAAGGAAGCAAAGGGCATGGAAAAGATATTTCTCGCAACTGATCCTGATAGAGAGGGCGAGGCCATAAGCTGGCATCTTTGTAATCTCTTTGGGAAGAAGAAAAATATATACAGGATAGCGTTTCACGAGATCACAAAGGACGCGATTAAAGAAGCGTTCAAGCATCCTGGGAAGATCGACATTGATAAGGTTAACGCGCAGCAGGCAAGAAGGATGTTAGACAGACTTGTTGGGTATAGCATCAGTCCGCTTCTCTGGAGAAAGGTCGGAAGAGGGCTTTCAGCAGGAAGGGTGCAGTCAGTGGCTGTAAGGATGATCGTTGAAAGAGAGAATGAGATAAGGGCTTTTGTGTCGCAGGAATATTGGGACGTGGAGGCAGAGCTGGAAAAATCAAAGGTGCCAGATTCGAAATTCACTGCAAAGCTCGATAAGGTAGATGGAAAAAAGATAAAACTTTCAAAACAGCCTGAAGCAGAAAAGATAGTCGCTGATTTAAAGAAAGAGGATTTTGTTGTCTCAGATGTGCAGAAAAAGCAGAAGAAAAAATACGCGCAGCCGCCTTTTACCACATCAAAGCTCCAGCAGGACGCGTTTTACAAATTACGTTTTCCCGCGTCAAAGACCATGAGTATCGCGCAGCAGCTGTATGAAGGCCTGAATATAGGCGAGGAAGCCAATGAGGGCCTTATCACATATATGCGAACTGATGCTGTGAGGCTATCAAAGGATTCCACAGAGGCTGCAAAGAGTTATATAACTAAAAAATACGGCAAGGACTATATACCTGCCACGCCTAATAAATTTAAATCAAAGAAGGGCGCGCAAGAGGCGCACGAGGCCATAAGGCCGACATTGCCATTACGCGAACCAGAGAGCGTAAAGAGTTACTTGAGCCAGGATCAGTACAAGCTTTATACGCTTATATGGAATCGTTTTGTATCCAGCCAGATGTCTCCCGCGGTATTTTCAGTGATGAGCGTGGAGATAAAAGCAGGCCGATGTATCTTTAAAGCACAGGGATCGCAGAAGATCTTTTCTGGTTTTAGCGTTGTCTATGAAGTGGCAGAGGAAAAAGAAAACAATAATAAGGGAGAAAAGATCCTACCAGCTTTAGAGGCCAATGAAAAACTCGTTCTTATAAAACTAGACCCCAGCCAGCATTTTACAAAACCTCCAGCGAGATTTTCAGACGCGTCCCTGGTAAAGGCTCTGGAAGATCACGGCATAGGAAGACCAAGCACTTACGCGCCTATTCTTTATACAGTGGTTGCCAGGAATTATGTAAAACGGAAAGAGGGGTATTTTCATCCATCTGAATTAGGTATGGTAGTGACTGATCTTTTAATGAAGAATTTTGCGGATATCCTGGATTATAAATTTACAGCAAAGATGGAAGAAGAGCTGGATGAGATCGAGGAAGGCAAGAAGCAGAAATTAGAGATCATGAAGGCTTTTTACGGGCCTTTTGAGAAAGATCTTGCGTATGCGAAGGTAAACATGAGAAAGGTCAAGGGTGAATCTGTTCCCACTTCTGAGATCTGTGAAAAATGCGGAAAGCCAATGGTAATAAAATGGGGCAGGCTTGGCAGGTTCCTCAGCTGTTCTGATTTTCCAAACTGTAGATTCGCAAGGCCGATCCCGACAAGCGTGACTTGCCCGGAATCAGGCTGCGGCGGCAGGCTTATTGAAAGGCGTTCTAAGCGTGGCCGGCATTTCTATGGCTGCTCAAACTATCCAAAGTGCAGATTTATGACGCGCAGGCTGCCCTCACCCTAATCCTTTCCCACTGTAGCCCAGGTTTAAACCTGGGCTACAGTGGGAAAGGGAATAAAGTTTATATGCTAGAGCGGTATATCCAGAAGTTCATGACCTATCTAAGGATCGAGAAGAATGCCTCGCAGCATACCATTACGAACTATCAGATAGACCTCAAGGAGTTTGACGGATCGATCAAGGAAAAAGCGCTGGAGAAGATCTCACATGTGGATGTAAGGCTTTTTCTGGCGCGCATGAAGGAGAAGAGTTTTTCAAAAAGGTCTGTTGCCAGGAAGATGGCGTGCTTGAGGAGTTTTTTTAGATTCCTATGCAGGGAGGGATATATCAAGGCAAATCCTGCCACAGGTCTTCAGACGCCAAAGCTGGAAAAAAGGCTCCCGATTTTTTTAGATATAGACCAGGTGGTAATGCTTATTGAGTCGCCTGATACCTCTGATGTGTATGGAGTAAGGGACAGGGCGATACTCGAGACACTTTACTCTAGCGGAATACGCGTGAGCGAACTCGTAAGCCTTAATAGAGACAGGGTGGATTTTATAAGTGGTGTTCTAAAAGTATATGGCAAGGGTAAGAAAGAGCGACTCGCGCCAGTGGGTGACAGGGCATTGAGGGCAATGCGGAATTATCTGGAGAAGCTTGGCAGTTCGAGCATAAAGGATAAAAAAGCGGTCTTTGTCAATAAGAGCGGACGCCGCATGAGCGACAGGGCAGTGAGGCGCGTGATAGATAAATATATACGAAAAACAAGTCTTAGCGAAAAGATATCACCGCATTCTCTGAGACATTCTTTCGCGACGCATCTTTTGGACAGGGGCGCGGATCTGAGGTCTGTACAGGAGCTTTTAGGGCACGCGAATCTGTCTACGACGCAGATCTATACGCACGTTACAACAGAGCGTTTAAAGTCGATCTATGACAAGGTGCACCCGCGCGCGTAAATTGTGTAAGGTGTAATGTGTAATGAAAAAGGCAGTGATACTACTTTCAGGTGGAATGGATTCAGCAGTTACGCTTTTTCTTGCGAGAAAAAGAGGATACAAGGTCTACTGTCTTATTTTTGATTATGGACAGAGGCATAAAAAAGAGATAGGCTTTGCTAAAAGATTAGCAAAGTCAGATTATTTTGTATTAAAAATTAAGCTACCCTGGAAGAATAGCGCGCTATTAGACAGGAAAATCAAAGTCCCTGAGAATAGAAAGTCTTCGGGCGTGCCTGTTACATATGTCGCTGCCAGGAATACGGTCTTTATTAGTTTTGCGCTCTCATTCGCAGAGGCAATAGGCGCAAAGGCCATTTTTATTGGCGCAAATGCAAGGGATTTTTCAGGTTACCCTGACTGTAGACCCCTGTATTTTAAGAAATTCAATGAGCTGGTAAAGAAGGCGACAAGGTCCAGGGGAATAAAAATAGAAACACCGCTTCTTTACAAGACAAAGAAGGAGATAGTCTCTATTGGGAAAAAACTCGGCGTACCTTTTGAACTTACATGGTCATGCTACAAGGGCGATAGAAAACCGTGCCTCAGGTGCGATGCCTGCAGGCTAAGAGCAAAGGGGTTTAAATTATGAGTAAAGCCAGGATCATAGAGATGTTTACTTCTATCCAGGGCGAAGGGCTTTATGTGGGAGAGAGACAGCTCTTTATCAGGTTCCATGGATGCAATATCTCCTGCAGGTTCTGTGATGAGAAAAAAAGGAAGAAAGACGAATTTTCAGAATACGAGGCCTCTGAACTCATAAAGGAGATCGTGATATCCGGCAAGAGAAATATCTCTCTTACAGGTGGCGAGCCGCTGTTACACGCGGATTTCTTAAGAGAAGTGCTCCCAGCTTTGAAAAAGGAGAACCGAAGGATATACCTTGAGACAAATGGTATATTGACAGCCGAGCTTTTAAAGATATTGAAGTATGTGGATATAATAAGCATGGATTTCAAGCTTCCTTCCTCAACCGGCCTAAGGCCATACTGGGATGAACATTCTATTTTCCTAAAAGAAGCGGCTAAGAAAGAGGTGTTTGTGAAATCGGTGATTATTTCTCAGACACTTTTATCAGATATCAATACAGCCGCGTCTATAGTCGAGAAAGTAGATAAGAATATAACCTTTATACTTCAGCCAGCAAGCAGCAATGGTGGCTTGGAAAAGATAGATCTATTACCGATTTTCTTTGAAAGCGCGAGGGAGAGACTGTCTAATGTCAGAATAATACCGCAGATGCATAAATTTTTAGGAGTAAAGTGATGCGCACTGTAAATAGTGATCTCATAGTTAAGGCAGTCAAGGGGCTTTGCATAAAGGCAAACCTCGAGCTGCGGCCAGATGTACTTTCTGCGCTTAGGCGCGCAAGAAAAAAAGAAACCAGCGCCAAGGCGAAGCGTATGCTGGATATAATTATATATAATGCCGCGATTGCTAAACGCAAACGCCTTCCTATATGTCAGGATACAGGCATGGTGGTCGTGTATCTGGAGATAGGCCAGGATGTGAGGATAAAAGGTGATGTTAATAAGGCTGTGGCAGACGGCGTAAGAGGTGCATATAAAGACGGTTATTTCAGGAAGTCTATTGTAAGGGATCCATTGATGCGTACCAATACCAATACAAACCTGCCGCCAGTAATTCATGTAAAGCTCGTTTCTGGGAACAAGATAAGGATAGCCCTTGTAGTAAAGGGGTTTGGTTGTGAGAATGCCTCAAGGACCAGGATGTTCAGGCCCACTGATCCCGGTTCTTCTATTGTGAATTTTGTAGCTAGCATCATTAAAGAGCTGGGTTCAAAGGCATGCCCTCCTATGTATATAGGTATTGGTATAGGAGGTACGCTTGATAAAACAGTGTCTCTTTCCAAAGAGGCAATACTGCGGCCAATAGGCAAGCATAATAGAAAAGCGCACATTGCGAAACTAGAAAAAGAAATACTAAAGAGAGTCAATAAGAGGGGAATAGTGTTGGGTGTGAGTATCTTGACATACCCGACGCACATTGCAGGGCTGCCAGTTGCGGTAAATATTAGCTGTCATGCTACAAGGGATGCGAAGAAAGTAATTTAAGTTAGCTTTCAGCTGTCAACCTTCAGCTATCAGCTAAGATAATAAATTATGAAAAAGATAAAGCTACCTTTAACAAAAGCTGTTATAAAAAAACTGAAGCCTGGGGAGTGGGTCTTGTTGAATGGACCTCTTCTGACTGCTCGTGACGCGGCGCATAAAAGAATGGTTGAGGCAAAGAGATCGCCTGTTTCAATTAAAGACGAGACCATCTATTATACTGGGCCTACGCCTGCGAGAAAAGGCCAGGTTATTGGTTCTTGCGGCCCGACTACAAGCGCGAGGATGGATGTATTTACACCTGCATTGTTAAAGCAAGGCCTTCTTGGCATAATTGGAAAAGGCGAGAGGTCAAAAGATGTAGGCCGGGCAATAAAAAAATCTGGCGCAGTATATTTTATTACAATTGGCGGTGCTGGCGCGTATTTATCTGAAAAAGTGTGTTCGAGCAAAGTCGTAGCATATAAAGATCTCGGTACAGAAGCGATCCGTAGGTTAATAGTAAAAGATTTCCCGGCAATAGTAGCTATTAAATAATGGAGGATGTATGAGGAAGATAAAGATAAAGAAGAACACCATGAGATTTGCAGAAGGTTCATGCACTATAGAGGTCGGCAATACAAAGATTATCTGCACTGCGTCTGTGGAAAACAAGGTACCACCTTTTTTAAGAGGCAAAGGTACTGGCTGGGTAACAGCAGAGTATGGCATGCTTCCGCGCTCGTGTGGCACTAGGATACGAAGGGAGTCGTCAGCTGGTAAGCCCAGTGGCCGCACACAGGAGATACAGCGTCTTATTGGGAGGAGCTTGCGCTCAGTAGTCGATCTTAAAAAACTGGGCGAGAGGACTGTGTGGATTGATTGTGACGTGATACAGGGCGATGGCGGTACGCGTACCGCGAGCATTACTGGAAGCTTTATCGCGCTTATAGAGGCGCTAGTTTTTTTAAAAAAGGAAAATATTATAAGTGAAATCCCTGTGAATGATTATATCGCTGCAGTGAGCGTGGGAGTTGTCGACGGGAAATTATGCCTGGACTTGGACTATGAAAAGGATTCAAAGGCAGAAGTCGACATGAATGTGGTTATGACAGGCGCTGGTAAGCTCGTTGAAGTGCAGGGTACAGCAGAGAAGAACCCGTTTTCCAAAAAAGAGCTGGATAAGATGATCTTGCTTGCGGAAAAAGGGATCAAAGAACTTATTGGTATTCAGCGAAATGTTTTAAAGATAGATCTGTGATGGAGATCGTTGTAGCCACGAGGAATCAGGATAAGCTCGAGGAAATAAAGGCGCTTCTAAAAGGCCTGCGCATAAAGGTCGTATCTCTGAATAACTTTAAGGGTGTTCCAGAAGTAATAGAGGATGGCAAGATTCTGGAGGCCAATGCAAAGAAAAAGGCAGTACAGGTCTCACGTTATTTGAAAAAATTGGCAGTAGCAGATGATTCTGGGTTAGAGGTCCTGGCCCTTAGGAACAAGCCAGGTGTGTACTCTGCGCGTTTCTCAGGTAAAGGCGCTACGTATAGCAGCAATAATCAAAAGGTCTTGAGGTTGCTTAGAGATGTGCCTGCTGCGAAGAGAAAGGCATGTTTTAGATGCGTGGTAGCTGTTGCTGATAGAGGAAAGATAGTTGGCACAGTAGAAGGTAAGTGCAAAGGCAAGATAGGGTTTGAGCCAAGGGGTAAGGCCGGATTCGGATATGACCCTGTTTTTATACCCGAGGATCACAAAAAGACCTTTGCGGAAATAGGCATACGCAGGAAAAACAAGATAAGCCATAGAAGCAAGGCCCTGGTAAAGGCAAAGAAGGTTATAAAAAGATACGTTTTGACCCGTTCGACTTAGCTCAGGGTCAACCCTGAGCAAGCGAGCTCGCAAGCTTAATTAGTGCGAGCGCGTCGAAGGGTTGACTTTTTGAGGTAGTACTGATAAAATTATACGGCATGCCCAAGTAGTAAGGGGCGTGCCCCGTTCCATTTTTTCAATGAAATTGAAAAAATGGAACGGGGCATGGCTCAGTTTGGCTAGAGCACCTGCTTTGGGAGCAGGGGGTCGCTGGTTCGAGTCCAGCTGCCCCGACCACTGTCCCTGTAGCTCAGATGGATAGAGCATTTGCCTTCTAAGCAAAGGGTCGCCTGTTCGAATCAGGCCAGGGACGCCACCCTACGCTCACATGTGGCGATACTTCGCAGCAAGCTTCGGGTGGTAAACCACTTGACTTTAAAGCATGCTTGTCCTCCGAAGCATACTACAGAGATTGGCTATATTTGAGCGTAGGAGGACTTCGGGTGGCAAAGCCATCCATAACATGCTACTGTGAATAGCTATATGTGAGTGACGGGTGATAAACCATACCATCTTTAAGTGGCATGAGAAAAGTAGTATATATAATTTTATTTCTTCTAGTCATTGCTTCGCTGGTGGTTGGTTATCACTATGCAACAGAACATCTGAAATTGTTTGTTGCTAGATTTCTGGAAGAGAATTTTGAGGAGAAGATTTCTGTTGCTTCAGTAGGACTTGGATTGCCGCTTTGTCTTGAGCTGCGTGATGTGAAAGTAAATGATTCGATCGACATAAGGAATGTCAGGCTTTATCTAAATCCCAAGTCCTTTTTGACGAAAAAAGATTTTATGGTTTCAAAAGTCAAGGTAATAGACCCTGTTGTGAGGATAAAGAAGAAGGGGAAGAAGGGTTTTCAAGTCCTTAATTTTTTGAAAAAAGAAGAAGGCTTGGGTTCTTTAAAAGGATCAAGTTCAAATATTCATTGCTCCAAGGTATACATAAAGAATGGCACCTTGATATACGAGCACAAAGAAGGACAGAGCTTTCAACTAGTAAAGATCAGGGGGCGTGTTAATAGTCCAACTCTTTGTTCTCCAGGGAAAAGCATGTTCGAGTTTGACGCAAGCGGATTTTTTAAAAACAAAGATTCAGACTCCCTGGCGCCTTTGAGCCTGACTGGCATTGCCGGGTCAGATGATACAATAAACGCAAGGCTCCAGGTAAACGACATAAAACTGGCGAGTCGCCTGATAAAAGACCTGAGCGTCGATCTTAAAAGTGACATTGAGATCTCAAAAAAGACTTTAGTGGCCAGATGTTTAGTTGAAGGGAAGAATATGCCAGCTACAGGGAGTTTTATTTTACTTGTTAATTTTAAAAATAATCTAATTAAGATAAAGAATCTACAGGGCAATTTTTTAAAGTACATCCTTAATTAATACGACGCGGTGGCTATAGTGTAATGGCAGCACTAGAGATTGTGGTTCTCTTAGAGCGGGTTCAAATCCCGTTAGCCACCCCAGTTTTCTTGTAACATATTGATAATAAATGCGTTACTGGGATACCCCTGACGAGACGATTATAAGATTTTAAACAGGGGATAAGGAGTGAAAGCATGGATTTAAACTCTATTAAAGAATCTATTGTTACAAAAGTATACCATCTCACTTCAGATACAAAAGTCCCTCTGCATAAACACGAAAAGAATGATGAAATTTTTTATTGTATAAAAGGCTCTGGTTTTGGAGTTTTAGAAGATGGAGAAGTAGAGTTAAGTATAGGAAAAGTATTTATTGTTTCTGCTGGAACAATGCATTCGCTTAGAAGCGAAGAAAATCTTTATGTAAGTTCTTTTCTTGTTCCTGTAGTGGATGATAGCTTAGAATAATTTAAACTACATGCAATATTCTATTTGATCGATGGAGTTGGATAATAAACTAGTTCTAAACTCGCATAAGAAGAGACCCCATGGTTTGACGCGGCCGCCTTTGGCGGCCTTGCTCACCATGGTCCTGAGCAAGCGAACTCGCAAGCTTAACTATTGCGAGCGCGTCGAAGGGCCATCCGCCTCCTTCGTGCATGGGGCGAATCAAAAGGATCAAAGAGCAATTCTTAAAATCCCCTTGACATTTTACAGGATATGTTGTATACTTTTATACAGAGAGTTGTATAAATATATACAAGTAATTGTATGAAAGACTACAGAATAGATAATAAGCTGTTGCTGGATACTATTAGTGCGTGGAATAGGTTTCTTAAGAGAAAGGTGCGCCTTATTTCCTGTGGTGGTACAGCCTTGACTCTTTTAGGAATAAAAGCATCTACTAAGGATATTGATTTAATAGTTCCTGATTTAAAAGAATACGAGTATCTTATATCAATTTTAGAACAGCTGGGATACAAGTCTGTAACCGGCTCAGGGTGGACGAGGGGCGATGGTCTTGTCTTTGACTTCTTTAGAGGAAAATTTGTCCATACTACTGAATTATTGGAGTCACCATTGAAAGAGAAAAATCATACTTTGATCAAAGAATTCAGCTATATCTACTTAGGAGTTCTTAATTATTACGATCTTATAATTAGTAAATTGTTTAGAGGTAATGGTGTAGACATCGAAGATTGCAGTTCTTTAATAAAGGCAAAACAAAAAGATATAGACTTGAAATTATTAGAGCAGAGATTCAAAGAAACAGCCTCTTATGATATTTCAGAAGATAGGGTAAATAAAAATCTAAAGCATTTTTTGAGCACTGTTAAACAAAAAGGATTAAGCAATGGTCGATAAGAGTCTTTTGAGAAGATTAAATAAGTTAGGGTT
Proteins encoded in this region:
- a CDS encoding fumarate hydratase → MRTVNSDLIVKAVKGLCIKANLELRPDVLSALRRARKKETSAKAKRMLDIIIYNAAIAKRKRLPICQDTGMVVVYLEIGQDVRIKGDVNKAVADGVRGAYKDGYFRKSIVRDPLMRTNTNTNLPPVIHVKLVSGNKIRIALVVKGFGCENASRTRMFRPTDPGSSIVNFVASIIKELGSKACPPMYIGIGIGGTLDKTVSLSKEAILRPIGKHNRKAHIAKLEKEILKRVNKRGIVLGVSILTYPTHIAGLPVAVNISCHATRDAKKVI
- a CDS encoding FumA C-terminus/TtdB family hydratase beta subunit gives rise to the protein MKKIKLPLTKAVIKKLKPGEWVLLNGPLLTARDAAHKRMVEAKRSPVSIKDETIYYTGPTPARKGQVIGSCGPTTSARMDVFTPALLKQGLLGIIGKGERSKDVGRAIKKSGAVYFITIGGAGAYLSEKVCSSKVVAYKDLGTEAIRRLIVKDFPAIVAIK
- the rph gene encoding ribonuclease PH; the protein is MRKIKIKKNTMRFAEGSCTIEVGNTKIICTASVENKVPPFLRGKGTGWVTAEYGMLPRSCGTRIRRESSAGKPSGRTQEIQRLIGRSLRSVVDLKKLGERTVWIDCDVIQGDGGTRTASITGSFIALIEALVFLKKENIISEIPVNDYIAAVSVGVVDGKLCLDLDYEKDSKAEVDMNVVMTGAGKLVEVQGTAEKNPFSKKELDKMILLAEKGIKELIGIQRNVLKIDL
- the rdgB gene encoding RdgB/HAM1 family non-canonical purine NTP pyrophosphatase, which codes for MEIVVATRNQDKLEEIKALLKGLRIKVVSLNNFKGVPEVIEDGKILEANAKKKAVQVSRYLKKLAVADDSGLEVLALRNKPGVYSARFSGKGATYSSNNQKVLRLLRDVPAAKRKACFRCVVAVADRGKIVGTVEGKCKGKIGFEPRGKAGFGYDPVFIPEDHKKTFAEIGIRRKNKISHRSKALVKAKKVIKRYVLTRST
- a CDS encoding cupin domain-containing protein, whose translation is MDLNSIKESIVTKVYHLTSDTKVPLHKHEKNDEIFYCIKGSGFGVLEDGEVELSIGKVFIVSAGTMHSLRSEENLYVSSFLVPVVDDSLE